The genomic segment CTGACTTGAATTTTACAAAGTACAGCCAGCTTGTTGATCCCATCGTTGTCTCGTAGACATCAGTCTAAGCCTGGCGTTGCTAAAGCCTTCGAAAACTCGATCGGAGGACACAACTCCTGACAGGAGACGCCTTGAATCAATATCCTACACAAGTCGAAGGAATCGCTTTCCCAGAGGTAGCCAAAGGTAGACAACGGCAACTGCGATATTGCAAAGGAGTCTCGAGTTGTCGACTCCAAAAGACCACTCGACCCATGGAAACCCGCATATCCCACCAGCCCGCCCAAACTCCACAACCGCAATTTCACCTTACCCGAAAGAGGACTTTGGGCTCCGCAACTTTGCAGAATCGCGCACAAAAAAACACATCTCCAAGATTTCATAGTCGGATTTTCAGACTCGACCAGTAATCATCCCTGCATCCTAGGATACAGGTGATGCAGGGCTGCTGGCGCAACGGTAGCGCGTTCGACTCCAGATCGAAAGGTTATCCGTTCAAATCGGGTGTGGCTCATTCTCTTTTGCTCTTTGTTGAGGCTATCACGGAGGCTATCACAGAGGCCATCATTTTGATGTTGTGAATGAGTGTTTGGGTGATGGTGGTTGTGGTTGTGGATGGGAGAAAGGAGTAGGCTATTTTGATGTGGGAGAGGAAGGCGTGCGGAGAAGAGCACAGGGCCTGCCTTCCCGTTGTATTTTGGTTCCGCGTATCTAAGCCTCCAGGTACATGTGGCAGATTGACAGCAGGGCATACCAAATGAACCTTCAGCAAATCAAGCTTGCCCCTGACTACTTCCGAAAAATAGGAGATGCGTTGCTGAAGCCGAAGTCTTTTCGTTGACATGAAGTCTGCTATTTTCAATCTAGGCATCTTGAAGGACCGATGTGGTGAGTGGCGTAGCGACTTCAGGCTCGTCTATCTATGGTGCTGCGCATTGGGGAGCAGAGAATCGAATCCTCCAATTCTTATCTGCAAAAACTTTTCAGCCAGCATAAAGAGGCGTTATCATCCAAGCGGTCTCTAGTATGAGCTACTTTGATCAGTAAATGATGCGACTAGAGTATGGTTCAGCTAGCAGAACTATGACACCAAAGACCCAGTGAAACGAGTACAAGATATAATCAGAAGTCTGTATCAAGACAGCATTAATGGGCGCGGGTTTTGAGGTTATGAACTCCACGCCGCACTCATGTGCAAATACGAAAAATTACTGGACGAATAAATCTTGTCTCATCCATATGACAAGTCTGAATTCCAGGCTGAATTACGAGTTGTATGGAGCTTAGCAGTATCTCGAATTATGGAATGACCGCGGCGACTCAGACTGGGGCCACAGTAACTTTCACGATGACCTGTTCGAACTTGTAGCTTTCAATTACACTAGTGGAAGAATTGAAAGTTACCCTGATCATTGAGCCGATACACTCACTGACTGAGGTGAGTATTCACTAGCCCACCACTTCAAAACCATCACCACCCTCACCTCCCACGCTCCTTCCTCCTCAGGCACCCACCTCATCTCAACAACTGATAGGCACAAGCAGCCCATCCAGAGTCGCCCTCACCGCCCACCCATCACCACTTATTGAATAAAATCGCTTCAATCGATCACCAAGGCCCATGGCGTGGCGGGGAATGTCCTCGTTTGAATTGCCCCGCTCCCATGGGTCACGAGTTCGAGTCTCGTGAAAAATCGCTGGTACCGTTACAACTGAGGAATAGTACGTAACAATGGTCTAGTGGTTTTCGTAGGTCCCCCGTGAGGGGGGCTGAGCTTTTTGCACTCTGAGTATGATGgattacctacctacctacctgctGTTTTTCCCCTTGCTTTTTTTCTTAGGGTAGTCAAGGGGTTGTAAATATCTTACGGTGGGTGTACCAGGGTGAAGGTTGGTCATCCCGCGAAGTTGATACTGGACAGCTGCTTAAGCTTGTATGAATGTCTCCCTCAACAATTTAGATTGATCAAGGTGGTCTGGAAGGAAACGGTTGTGTTCCAAGGGCCGTTCTTCTCCCACGAGAGTAGGACGTGACTAGTATTCATTATCCAGTCTAAAGCGCGAAAAAGCGGTGATGATGTTGACTGTACGAAAAGCAGAAGGCAACATTAGTGGCCGAAGGCAACCCTGGAAGGGTACTGCCTGGACCGGACGAATGGCTGAAACGAGGCGTCAAGTACAATCATCTCTGCAAGAAGCCCATCATTGAACAAGTTCTGGTATATACTCGTAACACTTTATTATGCTCCCAAGACGCCGTTGCTATGTCTGTAAAGACCTTTAAACTCCAGATATGCCCGACAATGCCATCTCCCCTCGTGGCGACCATGGCGTGATCTCGTGAGCGCGGGCCAAACTGGCCGGGCTGGCTGGAAAATGATAAACCATAACATACGTAACAATGCAGAGTCCGCTCTCGCTGCTGAACTGCACAAAACTCCATCGCCGTCGACGAATGTAGTCCTTCAATGTCGTCGTCTCTTGGATTCGTCAATCTCTTCACCCATTTCCATTGGGTTGGCAGGGTCAATGTAGGCCGACAGTCTAGTATCACCCCACCGAGCGCCAACAGTTACCCAGACACCCTTGATAAAGCTGTTGCCCATGACGGTCTCGCGATGGCCTCCCCAGCGTAGTCTGTGGTCACGGTCCATAGCGCTGTTACCCAGACCGCCATTTGTGACCCATTCCTTGATTGCGTTTTTGATGAATTCGATCTTGCGACGGAAGTCATTAGCGACAGGAATTCCCTGCAGTTCGGTTGGAATCTCCGGACGCCGGCGTGATGTTGTGGTCGGGCGAGTAGCACGAGCCGCCGAGGGTTTGGCCTGGAAGTTCAACAGCGTCTGTAGAGGGTAGGACAACATGGCCCTCTCGTCAAGAGCAGCAGCGCCCAGGCTGCCAGTAGTGGCAAGGTTCTGCGCCGCATCCATGGGGAGGTGCCAGAAGTGACACCAGGTTCCTGCGGCGTTCAAGACGATCTTGGTGTGATCGGGGAAGTTGAACTGTTACTTTGTTAGCCACGTCACGTTACGTTACGGTTGTGCGACTTAAGCTTACCTGAAGATGGCCATCGCCAAAGACCCAGCAGCCAACATCGCCGAAGCGTTGGTAGAATGTAACCAGATCAGAAGGCTGAGAGTTGTTGACAGAGAACTCCATCGGTCGAGTGACAGTTTCCTCAGCGGGGACTGGCTCATCCCTGCCATAGGCAATCATGTAGTTGGCGAACTTTTTCCAGAGAATCACGCGCTCTCGCTTTCTGTGTTCATAGACATCCTTTCCGGGGTTCAGCTTTCCGGGAGTCCCGTCTTCGTAAACCGGTACGCGGAACTGCTTCGAGGAGACAGAGACTCGAGTGAGACCTGCCTCGCCGTTGTTCTCGTAGAAATGGATGTCTTGCGTGGGCGGCAGTGGTTGATGTCTCTCGGGATACGACTCGTCATGACGTCGCTCAATGTGTCGCTCAGCATCACGCACAAGCATGCAAGCCGAAGGCAGTGTCAGAGTCTTGCTGGCCTCGGTCGTAGGAATGTCTCTCAAAATGCACCCGACACCGCCATCATTCAAGATATAGCCAAGACCGAATTTGTTGGTGTAGTCGACCCACTTCACCACCACGTTGGGATGAGGCGGAGTGGTATCCTTGGAAGAGATGATGGCCATTGTTCGAGCGTTCAGGGCGCGCTCCAACTCTGTTTGCAGTCGGCGAAGTCGCTCAAGAATGACATCCGGCTTCGAGTCTGCTACCGGCTCCGCGGGTTCAGCTGGACTAAACAATGAAGCTCTCTCATTCTGATCGGAAGAGATCTTGAGATTCTCCATTAGCCCGGTCATGGTGACAGTGGCTTGGTTTGAAGACTGTGACGACATGGCTTGAGACGACATGGCTTGGACAGGTAGAGCGCCTGTCGACTGCGATGTCGGCAGTGGTGTTCTACGCGCACTTGACTTCCTCAACGGGGCTTCCGCAAGCTGGTTCGTCCGAGACTCGGGCGCACTATGCTGTCTAACGGATCTTGGGCGAGGTGCCTCTGCAGGTTGAAGAGGCTGGGCGGGGGCTTCTGCAGGAGGTCGGGGTCTGACAGAACTGGTAGAGCTGGCCATCACCGGAGGTCGGTTCTGTGCTCTTTGTTGAGCCGCGAAACTCTGAGGAGGTTGGCGCAACAGGCCTGTCGGCGCTGTTTGCGAAGTTGTTAATTGAGACTCTGAAGCCGCATCAGGACGCGAAGACGCCGAGGCAGCAAGAGCACGAGCATGCCGCTTCTCGCGAAGCCAATCGTCGAATGGCCTGTAGACGACATCCTCTCCCAGGGGAATCATGGGAGTCAACCCAGACTTCTCCTCGGCAGCCATTTCTTTCCATGTCTGAGTGTGAACGACCTGCACTGGTGTCCATGGACCCACGCCGCAGTCTCTGCACATGTCCTCCATGTTTTTCTTGGTGACCGCTTGTAGTTGGGCACTCATGCGATTGGTGTAGAATTCCGAGCCGTCGGGAGGCAGAGTGAGGAGTCTGGTCGTGATATCGGCCTCAACAGGGAAATAGCCGCAAGTGAAAAAGGGATGTTGAACGATGATGTCTGGATCGGGTCTCATATCCGCGTCCTCGAGCATGGTGGCTACACAGTCCTTGGCCTCCTCGCTGATGTACTTTTGCGTCGTCTCCGGGTTCGGCCATTCGTAGTCTCGTTCTCTCGCTCGGCGGTAGATTTCTTCGGTGCTGGTCGACTGGAAGGGTGGCTTGGATGTCAACATGGCAAACCTGGTTCGGTTAGTAACGGTCCTGTAAACATGTTCAAATCGACGAGTACTGACATGATGATGCCCAAGCTCCAGATATCAACCTGATGGTCATGGCCCTTCTTTCCCTTCTGGAGAATTTCGGGTGCGATGTAATTGGGCGTGCCGCACAGAGTTGTCCTTCTTATGGTCTGCATATCGCGGCCGGTAACGAGCAAAGCAGCCAGTCCAAAGTCGCCAACCTTGGCGTTCATTCGGTGGTCGAGGAAGATGTTACCCATCTTCAGATCTCGGTGAATGATGCCCTTTCCATGCATGTACTTGATGGCTCCGGCGACTTGCACAGAGTAGAATCGAACCTCGGGCTCCGTCAACCCTTTGCGCTTCTTGACCATGTCCATGAGAGAACCATTGGTGCAGAGCTCGAGAACAAGGTACATGCAGTCATGGAACGAGAATGCTCTGAAGAACTGGACAATGTTCTTCTGGTTCATCTTCGAATGGATCTGGAGTTCGGTTTGGAACTACAGTGCGCGTTAGACTCGAGCCtggaaataaaaatataccgGCACTGGGGCTGACCTTTTGCATCATCTTGGACGGCATCTGACTTCGCACAATCTTCAGCGCGTACTTCTTGCGCTCCGGCAAGAGGTATCCTTGGTAGCAAACAGCAAAGCCGCCTTTGCCGAGCATTCTCCCGACTTGGTAGACGGCTCCATTGGGACGGTCGTTGGCCGGAGGCTCGTCGATACTCGCGGGTGGTACCGGTGGTGGCTCCTTGTCCTTTGCAGCTTTGAGCTGGGCGACGGGCTTCGACGTCTTCATTTCAATGGCCTTGGGCATACGCTGAGCGTTGGCGTCCCTAGGCGACAATGCCTCCAAATCGAGGCCCCCTTTCGCCACTAGTCTATGGGCCATGACTGTGGCCTCGGGCTTCCTGGTAATCGATGCGGGTTTGAGAGGATTGTGGCTCTCAGAAGCGACGGGCGCCGAAAATGCAGTTTCAAGGTCGGCCCAGGGTGATGGAGAGGAAGGGCCTATTATGAGATCTTGTCAGCACACATGGAGGACTGGGAAAAATGGAAGGAGGTATAGCAAAAAGTGTATAATATTGAAGACTTGGAAAGAAAGAACGTAGTGCAGTCCATGTGCCGTCATACGCATCATCAAGCGCAAATGGCTACAATCACAACCGAGCGGGCAGGGCAAGCAGTAATAACACGGACGAGGGTTGTTTACGTACCAGTCTCACAAAGAGATCATGTGCAGCCAATGCAGATGCGTAAAAACGAAGCTCGCAAGCAATACAAGAGCCGACGGTGAACTCACGACTGCTGACAAGACGAGGACGTCGCAGAGTACTTACCACCTCTGAGTGTCGAGAGTTGTCGGGATGATGTGCCGTTGAGACGAACGGTAAACTTTTGGTAATGGAGGTGGAGTGAAGGACCGGGTTGGTGTGTACCGGCGCTGTTGACCTTCGCTTCGCGCCGTTGCCTGGGGAACTACGCTCTGAAAGCGCTATGGGGAACAACTAGGACTGGCCGATGTTACTCCACAACGAACCTCTTTTTGGCACCTCAGTCAAAGTGAACGAACGCCTTAGGTAAGCAGCATCGAGCCACCACCAAATAGGTCATCTTTGCTTTACGATCTTGGCACGTTTATCACTTTTGTGACGCCAAAGTCTTATCTAGATCAATTTCTATAGCTTCGTCTTTCCTTACTCAAGGTCAAATTACTAATTCAGATGCAGCTTAGCCAGATGAACAGGCCTGCAGACAGTCCTGCTCAGACTCAGGAGCTTGGGAACTAGTACTCCGGCTGGCCGGGCTCTGCTAGACCTGTCGGCTCCGAAGGTGGAAATAAGCGGAATATCAAATCTGCGCCCTCCGACTTATTCCCCCAGGACGCCCCTCCAGCAGCCCCAAATGTCGAACATCGACGTCAGCTGCCTAGAATGACTCCGATAAATCCGGATCACCAAGCGTGTTGACGTTTGAAAGCGACCAACATCTCAAATAGCTCTTTCATCTTTTTTCGCCTTCAATTGGCCATTGAATGTTCCAATTGACTGGGAAAACAAACCGCCAAGACGAGGCCAAGCATAGTAGTACGGAGCTCTCGGAGCTCTCTCCCGTCCAACCCTTCCGTCACTCACTCGACCCTCGACCATAACCCCACCATGGTGCCATTACCTCTCTTCAAGCTCGCCGCACTATTTGTGCGGCACATTTCCAAATATGGTGCCGTAAGTCGGAAGTCTCCTAACCTCTACTTGATGCTCCGAAGTACCGTCCACTTCTCGTGGCCACGAAGCTAATCTTGACATCGCGAACAGAACCAAATAAAAGCTCAAGCCCACGATCACCCCAAGTTCCGCGCCTTCGCGGCACGCTATGGCCAACACATACACCAGCTTAATATGCGCCTATCGGTGGCCCTTCTTCGCAATCCAGACGCCGAGCAACGCGCAAAAGAAAAAGCTGAGGCGGCGACTGTGAAGACGAAAGAACAGGTTGAAAAGGAGGAAGCCAAAGCGCTGAAGGCCAAGCTCGCAGCTGAAAATGCCGAGCTTGCAAAGTCGAAAACCCCAGACTCTATATCAGCCTCCGCGACTTCGACTTCGTCATCCTCCTCTACTTCCGGGACCAGCGGCACCAGTAGCACCGGTAGTAGCAGCTCGACAAAAGAACGCCCCAGATTCAAGAGCGTCTGGCGACGAAAGTTCCGCTCCCTCCCCGAAGCGAAGGCCGTCGACCTCTTCGCTGACGTTATCGGCGATACCTTTATCCTCGGCGTCGCGAGCGCCATTATCCTCTATGAGTACTGGAAGGCATCCCAAAAACCTGACCAGAATGCAGAGCGCATTAAGGCTCTCGACGCCAAGCTCGAGGAGCTCACACGCCGCGAAGAGGCGCTCTCGCAAAAGGAAGAGGAGCGAACCAAAAGATATCAGGCACTTGAGGCCGCGCTCAAGGAGCTGAGGGATCCCAAGACCAAGAAGCCTCTGTTGCCGAGCCTTCAACTATTGCCGGCGTCGACTGAGACGCAGGAGACGCAGAAGCCAACTGCGTCGGCGGCGTAGAAGGTTTGTGTCTCTTTGCGCAGCGAGTAGAAGGCAGGAGACGTGGAGGAGCGAGGTTTCTGTACAATTTCACCATGATACCATGTAGCCGGCGACAATTGTCTCCGTGCTGTACCAATATTCCAAGGGCAGGTGTAACTCAAACCAGGTAGCGAGGAGTTTAGAAGGATCACCTCACTCTCGGAAAAGGATAGAATAAAGTTGGCAAGAATAGCTAGGCAGCTCTTGCCATGTCTGAATCACAGACTTGACTCACCTCATATACAAAGATCCCAAATAACTTTTCAAACTATTCCCATTGCCGAATAACACCCAACGTATTCCATCGCAGAAGTCACCCAATGTGAGCAGATCCACCATGTTCTTCTGTTCCTCCCTCCGCCAGCGTCCTGAATGGGCACCCTTGATCCCTTTCCTAATAAGCAATACACCACCCTTTCAAGGTACGAAAAAATACAAGGAAATACAAGATCGATTTCGTGCCTTTCCTTTTCATTCCACATTCCCATTCACTAACAGGAAACTTGAACAATAAGAACGCAGACTAGACACACACGACATCGCCCTC from the Colletotrichum lupini chromosome 3, complete sequence genome contains:
- a CDS encoding OPA3 family protein, producing the protein MVPLPLFKLAALFVRHISKYGANQIKAQAHDHPKFRAFAARYGQHIHQLNMRLSVALLRNPDAEQRAKEKAEAATVKTKEQVEKEEAKALKAKLAAENAELAKSKTPDSISASATSTSSSSSTSGTSGTSSTGSSSSTKERPRFKSVWRRKFRSLPEAKAVDLFADVIGDTFILGVASAIILYEYWKASQKPDQNAERIKALDAKLEELTRREEALSQKEEERTKRYQALEAALKELRDPKTKKPLLPSLQLLPASTETQETQKPTASAA